The Sphingomonas sp. LY54 genome includes a region encoding these proteins:
- a CDS encoding NAD(P)/FAD-dependent oxidoreductase produces MIIGGGFGGLETAKALARGRVDITLIDRQNHHCFQPLLYQVATATLSPADVAWPIRGILSRQANARVLMASVNAIEMERRLVRTDAGDFGYDQLVIATGATHAYFGHEEWAPYAPGLKRIEDATEIRRRVLTAFERAELADEAAQRDALTTFIVVGGGPTGVEMAGAMADMAREALPHDFRNVDPARARVLLVEAGPRVLAAFPEALSVYAKNALEGRGVEVLTGTPVTAIGPGTVSIGEDKIAAGAVVWAAGVAASAAGNWLGADCDRAGRVKVMPDLTVPGHPDIFVIGDTAAVADETGKAVPGIAPAAKQMGRYVASVIQARIDDRPPPPVFRYRHHGDLATIGRGAAVVKLSRFTLKGFPAWAFWGIAHVYFLIGLRNRIAVAFSWLWDYVTFGRRARLITEPANARMTATPPPVPSLPRSAGAPADSGLQSSDGESGCR; encoded by the coding sequence TTGATCATCGGCGGCGGCTTTGGCGGCCTGGAAACGGCGAAGGCGCTCGCGCGCGGCCGCGTCGACATTACGCTCATCGACCGCCAGAACCACCACTGCTTCCAGCCGCTGCTGTACCAGGTGGCTACCGCGACGCTTAGCCCGGCCGACGTGGCGTGGCCCATCCGGGGCATCCTCTCCAGGCAGGCCAATGCCAGGGTTCTTATGGCCAGTGTCAACGCCATCGAAATGGAGCGACGCTTGGTGCGGACCGATGCCGGCGACTTCGGATACGACCAGCTCGTAATCGCGACCGGCGCCACCCATGCCTATTTCGGGCACGAGGAGTGGGCACCCTATGCCCCTGGACTCAAACGCATTGAGGACGCGACGGAAATCAGGCGGCGAGTGCTCACCGCATTCGAGCGCGCGGAACTAGCCGATGAGGCCGCGCAAAGGGACGCGCTCACCACCTTCATCGTCGTGGGCGGCGGGCCGACAGGCGTGGAGATGGCGGGCGCGATGGCCGACATGGCGCGCGAAGCCCTGCCCCACGACTTTCGCAATGTGGACCCCGCGCGAGCGCGCGTTCTTCTTGTGGAGGCAGGGCCTCGAGTGCTGGCTGCCTTCCCTGAAGCCCTGAGCGTCTATGCCAAGAATGCACTCGAAGGCCGGGGGGTCGAAGTTCTGACGGGAACGCCCGTCACCGCCATAGGTCCTGGCACCGTCTCCATCGGAGAGGATAAGATTGCTGCTGGCGCGGTAGTTTGGGCAGCCGGTGTGGCCGCCTCAGCGGCCGGGAACTGGCTGGGCGCCGATTGCGACCGCGCGGGCCGTGTAAAAGTCATGCCCGACCTGACCGTGCCGGGCCACCCCGACATCTTCGTGATCGGCGATACAGCGGCGGTTGCCGACGAGACAGGCAAGGCGGTGCCGGGCATTGCCCCTGCCGCGAAACAGATGGGGCGGTACGTCGCCTCCGTCATACAGGCCCGGATCGACGACAGGCCCCCACCGCCAGTCTTCCGTTATCGACACCATGGCGACCTGGCGACCATCGGCCGGGGTGCCGCAGTCGTGAAGTTGAGCCGGTTCACGTTGAAGGGTTTCCCGGCCTGGGCTTTCTGGGGCATCGCGCACGTCTATTTCTTGATAGGGCTGCGCAACCGCATCGCCGTCGCCTTCAGCTGGCTATGGGACTATGTCACCTTTGGCCGACGCGCCCGCCTTATCACGGAGCCCGCAAATGCCCGGATGACGGCTACCCCACCTCCCGTTCCCTCCCTACCACGGTCGGCCGGCGCGCCGGCGGACTCGGGTCTGCAATCATCGGACGGCGAGAGCGGCTGCCGCTGA
- the yacG gene encoding DNA gyrase inhibitor YacG, whose product MSMPASPDKRRKGCPLCGKPEDAVHAPFCSQGCKDRDLLNWLGDNYRVPGPVADENADFGSDGLDSER is encoded by the coding sequence ATGTCCATGCCCGCTTCGCCTGATAAACGCCGCAAAGGCTGTCCGCTCTGCGGCAAACCGGAAGACGCGGTCCACGCCCCGTTCTGCAGCCAGGGTTGCAAAGACCGCGACCTCTTGAACTGGCTCGGCGACAATTATCGCGTTCCGGGCCCCGTGGCGGACGAAAACGCCGATTTTGGATCGGACGGGCTGGACAGCGAGCGCTAG
- a CDS encoding ribonuclease, with protein MAEWLYEEGIGENRAALVEGDSIVEAGIELPGSLRAGSVVPGRLATILIPGRRGIAALQDCGEALIEPLPARLTEGAAIRVEIVREAIPEAGRAKLPKGRITDAGPADGPSLMDRIAASPHPVVALSAFGPDRLERAGWSEMLEQALTGEIAFEGGALRLSLTPAMTLFDVDGALPPAALAVAGAAAAGRAIRLFGIGGSIGIDLPTLASKDERQAAAAAIDDSLPQPFERTAVNGFGFLQIVRRRTRPSLPELLQGDRVGAAARALLRLAERSPGAGERTIVAAPPVIARIKAAPDWLSVLTQRIGAPIGLRAEAGLAISAGHVHARFA; from the coding sequence TTGGCTGAGTGGCTCTACGAGGAGGGGATCGGCGAGAACCGCGCCGCCCTCGTCGAAGGGGACTCCATTGTCGAAGCCGGGATCGAGCTCCCGGGATCGCTGCGCGCCGGAAGCGTCGTGCCGGGCCGCCTCGCCACGATCCTCATTCCCGGCCGCCGGGGCATTGCCGCCCTCCAGGACTGCGGTGAGGCGCTGATCGAGCCGCTTCCGGCCAGGCTCACAGAAGGTGCGGCGATCCGGGTCGAGATCGTCCGCGAGGCCATTCCCGAAGCCGGGCGCGCCAAGCTTCCCAAGGGCCGGATCACCGACGCCGGGCCGGCGGACGGGCCGAGCCTCATGGATCGAATCGCCGCCTCCCCTCACCCGGTCGTCGCGCTTTCCGCCTTCGGACCCGACCGGCTCGAGCGGGCCGGCTGGTCGGAGATGCTGGAGCAGGCGCTGACCGGCGAGATCGCGTTTGAAGGCGGGGCGCTTCGGTTGAGCCTCACCCCGGCCATGACCCTGTTCGACGTCGACGGCGCGCTGCCTCCCGCGGCTTTGGCGGTCGCGGGCGCGGCGGCAGCCGGCCGAGCCATCCGCCTGTTCGGCATCGGCGGCTCGATCGGAATCGATCTGCCCACGCTCGCCTCCAAGGACGAGCGCCAGGCGGCAGCCGCGGCGATCGACGATAGTCTGCCGCAGCCTTTCGAGCGCACCGCGGTCAACGGCTTCGGCTTCCTCCAGATCGTCCGTCGGCGCACGCGGCCCTCTCTGCCCGAGCTGCTGCAGGGCGACCGCGTCGGTGCGGCGGCCCGGGCGTTGCTTCGGCTGGCGGAGCGGTCGCCCGGCGCCGGCGAACGCACGATCGTCGCCGCGCCGCCGGTCATCGCCCGCATCAAGGCTGCGCCCGACTGGCTTTCGGTGCTGACGCAGCGGATCGGCGCCCCCATCGGCTTGCGGGCCGAGGCCGGCCTCGCCATATCGGCCGGACATGTCCATGCCCGCTTCGCCTGA
- a CDS encoding Maf family protein, translating into MTRLVLASASPRRLDLLARIGVEPDAVRPAEIDETPLKGELPIPYARRMAAEKAAAVHASEAGALVLAADTVVAAGRRILPKTESADEARAALSLLSGRRHRVHSAVTLIDGAGTARHRLSTTIVAFKRFSDDELDAYLASGEWQGKAGGYAIQGRAEALVRMISGSHSGVVGLPLFETRALLRAAGHPLG; encoded by the coding sequence GTGACGCGGCTCGTCCTCGCTTCCGCCAGTCCTCGCCGGCTCGACCTGCTCGCCCGCATCGGCGTCGAGCCCGACGCCGTGCGCCCTGCCGAGATCGACGAAACACCCCTCAAGGGCGAGCTTCCGATCCCCTATGCGCGGCGCATGGCCGCCGAGAAGGCCGCCGCGGTCCATGCGTCGGAAGCCGGCGCGCTCGTGCTCGCGGCCGATACGGTCGTGGCCGCGGGGCGGCGCATCCTTCCCAAGACCGAGAGTGCGGACGAAGCGCGCGCGGCGCTGTCGCTCCTCTCGGGCCGCAGGCACCGGGTCCACTCCGCCGTCACCCTGATCGACGGAGCCGGCACCGCCCGCCACCGCCTCTCCACCACCATCGTCGCCTTCAAGCGCTTTAGCGACGACGAGCTCGACGCCTATCTCGCCAGCGGCGAATGGCAGGGCAAGGCCGGCGGCTACGCCATCCAGGGCCGGGCCGAGGCTTTGGTACGGATGATCTCGGGCAGCCATTCCGGCGTGGTCGGCCTGCCATTGTTCGAAACGCGCGCGCTGCTGCGCGCCGCCGGCCATCCCCTTGGCTGA
- the infA gene encoding translation initiation factor IF-1 has translation MAKEELLEMRGQVVELLPNAMFRVKLENDHEILGHTAGKMRKNRIRVLVGDEVLVELTPYDLTKGRITYRFK, from the coding sequence TTGGCCAAAGAAGAACTTCTGGAAATGCGCGGGCAGGTGGTCGAACTGCTGCCCAACGCCATGTTCCGTGTAAAACTCGAGAATGATCACGAAATTCTCGGCCACACTGCGGGCAAGATGCGCAAGAACCGCATTCGTGTCCTGGTCGGCGACGAAGTGCTCGTCGAACTGACTCCTTATGATCTGACCAAGGGTCGCATCACTTACCGCTTCAAGTAA
- a CDS encoding sodium-translocating pyrophosphatase, which produces MTVVLIAIACGLAAVLYGFVTSRQVLACSAGSERMIDIASAIQEGAKAYLGRQYRTIAMVGVVVAVLVFIFLGPIEAIGFVIGAFLSGAAGYIGMNISVRANVRTAEAARTSLQRGLTVAFRAGAITGMLVAGLALLAISVFFYVLVDVMGRAPADREVIDALVALAFGASLISIFARLGGGIFTKAADVGADLVGKVEAGIPEDDPRNPAVIADNVGDNVGDCAGMAADLFETYVVTVGATMVLVALLVQGSDAQLLSLMSLPLIIGGVCILTSIIGTYFVRLGAKQSIMGALYKGFWTTALLSIPALYYVTAQTLGDMNAVIGGAREAAGLDVEAQVARTAVSDGFTGMDLFWCMLVGLGVTALLVWITEYYTGTNYRPVRSIAKASETGHGTNVIQGLAVSLESTAMPTVVICVGIIVSYQLAGLIGIAFAATAMLALAGMVVALDAYGPVTDNAGGIAEMAGMDDDVRHRTDALDAVGNTTKAVTKGYAIGSAALGALVLFGAYTTDLQHYATELGIGPAGVDFSLSNPYVVVGLLLGALLPYLFGAMGMTAVGRAAGDVVLDVREQFRTNSGIMDGTSRPDYARTVDMVTRAAIKEMIVPSLLPVLAPIVVYFVIAAIAGREQGFAALGALLLGVIVGGLFVAISMTSGGGAWDNAKKFIEDGNHGGKGSEAHKAAVTGDTVGDPYKDTAGPAVNPMIKITNIVALLLLAALAGGGAVG; this is translated from the coding sequence ATGACCGTTGTACTGATTGCCATAGCCTGCGGCCTTGCCGCGGTGCTCTATGGTTTTGTGACAAGTCGCCAGGTACTTGCGTGTTCGGCCGGCTCCGAAAGAATGATCGATATCGCGAGCGCGATCCAGGAGGGCGCCAAGGCCTATCTCGGCCGCCAATATCGCACGATCGCGATGGTCGGCGTGGTCGTTGCCGTCTTGGTCTTCATCTTTCTCGGCCCGATTGAAGCGATCGGCTTCGTCATCGGCGCGTTTCTTTCGGGTGCGGCCGGCTATATCGGCATGAACATCTCGGTCCGTGCCAACGTCCGCACCGCGGAAGCCGCGCGCACTAGCCTGCAGCGCGGCCTCACCGTCGCTTTCCGGGCCGGCGCGATCACCGGCATGCTGGTGGCGGGCCTCGCCTTGCTCGCCATCTCGGTCTTCTTCTACGTCCTCGTCGACGTGATGGGCCGCGCCCCGGCCGACCGCGAGGTCATCGACGCTTTGGTCGCGCTCGCGTTCGGCGCTTCCTTGATCTCGATCTTCGCCCGCCTCGGCGGCGGCATCTTCACCAAGGCCGCCGACGTCGGCGCCGACCTCGTCGGCAAGGTCGAAGCCGGCATTCCCGAGGACGACCCCCGCAACCCGGCCGTGATCGCCGACAATGTCGGCGACAATGTCGGCGATTGCGCCGGCATGGCCGCCGATCTGTTCGAGACCTATGTCGTCACCGTCGGCGCGACGATGGTGCTGGTGGCCCTGCTGGTCCAGGGCAGCGACGCGCAATTGCTGAGCCTGATGAGCCTGCCTCTGATCATCGGCGGCGTCTGCATCCTCACCTCGATCATCGGCACCTATTTCGTTCGCCTCGGCGCCAAGCAGTCGATCATGGGGGCGCTCTACAAGGGCTTCTGGACGACCGCGCTCCTCTCGATCCCGGCGCTCTACTACGTCACCGCCCAGACTTTGGGCGACATGAACGCCGTGATCGGCGGCGCCCGGGAAGCGGCCGGCCTAGACGTCGAAGCCCAGGTCGCGCGGACGGCGGTCAGCGACGGCTTCACCGGCATGGACCTGTTCTGGTGCATGCTCGTTGGCCTCGGCGTCACGGCGCTGCTGGTCTGGATCACCGAATATTATACCGGCACGAACTACCGCCCGGTCCGCTCGATCGCCAAGGCGTCCGAAACCGGCCACGGCACCAACGTCATTCAGGGCCTCGCCGTCAGCCTGGAATCGACCGCCATGCCGACGGTGGTCATCTGCGTCGGCATCATCGTCAGCTACCAGCTGGCCGGCCTCATCGGCATCGCCTTCGCGGCGACGGCGATGCTCGCTCTGGCCGGGATGGTGGTCGCGCTCGACGCTTACGGACCCGTCACCGACAATGCCGGCGGCATTGCCGAAATGGCCGGAATGGATGACGACGTTCGCCACCGCACCGACGCGCTCGACGCGGTCGGCAACACCACCAAGGCGGTGACCAAGGGCTATGCGATCGGTTCGGCCGCACTGGGTGCCCTCGTCCTGTTCGGCGCCTATACGACCGACCTCCAGCATTATGCCACGGAACTCGGCATCGGCCCGGCCGGCGTCGATTTCTCGCTCTCCAACCCCTATGTCGTCGTCGGCCTGCTGCTCGGCGCGTTGCTGCCCTATCTGTTCGGGGCGATGGGCATGACCGCCGTCGGCCGCGCGGCCGGCGATGTCGTGCTCGACGTGCGCGAGCAGTTCCGCACTAACAGCGGCATCATGGACGGGACCTCGCGGCCCGATTACGCCCGCACCGTCGACATGGTCACCCGCGCAGCGATCAAGGAGATGATCGTGCCCAGCCTGCTGCCGGTGCTGGCGCCGATCGTCGTCTATTTCGTGATCGCCGCGATCGCCGGCCGCGAGCAGGGCTTCGCCGCGCTCGGTGCGCTCCTGCTCGGCGTCATCGTCGGCGGCCTGTTCGTCGCCATCTCGATGACCTCCGGCGGCGGCGCCTGGGACAATGCCAAGAAGTTCATCGAGGACGGCAATCACGGCGGCAAGGGTTCGGAAGCCCACAAGGCGGCCGTGACCGGCGACACCGTCGGCGATCCCTACAAGGACACGGCCGGCCCGGCCGTGAACCCGATGATCAAGATCACCAATATCGTCGCCCTGCTGCTGCTTGCAGCACTGGCAGGCGGCGGTGCGGTCGGCTGA
- the thiL gene encoding thiamine-phosphate kinase, whose product MSRESDFISALRALATDPAARGLRDDAAVMEIGGTGLVLTHDMIVEGVHFLATDPPADVAWKLLAVNLSDLAAKGATPVGALLGYSLGHADWDAAFLDGLRDALAAFAVPLLGGDTVAAPSGAARTFSLTALGTAGVVPSRSGAAEGDGLFVTGTIGDAGPGLEIAAGRRDGPAELLAAYRRPQPRLEEGRRLAPHVHAMMDISDGLLIDASRMAEASGLAVVIDLDLIPLSDALTRLVGKDREARLRAAQAGDDYELLFAAPVLPDGVAATCIGRFAAGAGLSLEDAAGAVPLPSRLGYEHGETR is encoded by the coding sequence ATGAGCCGCGAATCCGACTTCATTTCCGCCCTGCGCGCGCTGGCGACCGATCCGGCCGCGCGCGGCCTGCGCGACGATGCCGCCGTGATGGAGATCGGCGGCACTGGCCTCGTCCTCACCCACGACATGATCGTCGAGGGCGTCCATTTCCTCGCCACCGACCCGCCGGCGGACGTCGCCTGGAAATTGCTCGCGGTGAACCTGTCGGACCTCGCCGCCAAGGGCGCGACGCCGGTCGGCGCCCTGCTCGGCTATTCGCTCGGGCACGCGGACTGGGACGCCGCCTTTCTCGACGGTCTGCGCGACGCGCTCGCCGCCTTTGCCGTGCCGTTGCTGGGCGGCGACACGGTGGCCGCACCATCCGGCGCGGCGCGCACTTTCTCGCTGACCGCGCTCGGCACTGCGGGCGTCGTGCCCTCGCGCAGCGGCGCGGCGGAAGGCGACGGCCTGTTCGTGACCGGCACCATCGGCGATGCCGGGCCGGGCCTGGAGATCGCCGCCGGCCGCCGCGACGGGCCGGCCGAACTGCTCGCAGCCTATCGCCGCCCCCAGCCGCGGCTCGAAGAAGGGCGCCGGCTCGCGCCCCACGTCCATGCGATGATGGACATATCGGACGGGCTGCTGATCGATGCGAGCCGGATGGCCGAGGCTTCGGGGCTCGCCGTGGTGATCGATCTCGACCTTATTCCGCTGTCGGACGCTCTGACTCGCCTGGTCGGCAAGGACCGCGAGGCGCGTCTCCGCGCCGCGCAGGCCGGGGACGATTATGAACTGCTGTTCGCCGCGCCGGTCCTTCCGGACGGCGTCGCCGCGACCTGCATAGGCCGCTTCGCCGCCGGCGCCGGCCTTTCGCTCGAGGACGCGGCTGGCGCCGTGCCTTTGCCGTCGCGGCTCGGCTACGAACATGGCGAGACGCGCTAG
- the nusB gene encoding transcription antitermination factor NusB, with product MQQTPARSRSRSAARLAAVQALYQQEMEKTPLPTLLHEFHQHRLGATIEGVEYANAEVDFFDDIVRGVDARRVELDALIAARLAKDWSIERLDKPMRQILRAGAYELVARIDVPTGSVISEYVDVAKAFYDKREANFVNGLLDAVAKDVRK from the coding sequence ATGCAGCAGACTCCCGCCCGATCCCGTTCGCGTTCCGCCGCGCGGCTTGCCGCCGTGCAGGCGCTGTACCAGCAGGAGATGGAGAAGACCCCGCTCCCGACCCTGCTCCACGAATTCCACCAGCACCGGCTCGGCGCGACGATCGAGGGCGTCGAATATGCCAACGCCGAGGTCGATTTCTTCGACGACATCGTCCGCGGCGTCGATGCCCGCCGCGTCGAGCTGGATGCCCTGATCGCGGCCCGCCTCGCCAAGGACTGGTCGATCGAGCGGCTCGACAAGCCGATGCGGCAGATCCTGCGCGCCGGCGCCTACGAACTGGTTGCGCGGATCGACGTTCCGACCGGCAGCGTCATTTCCGAATATGTCGACGTCGCCAAGGCCTTCTACGACAAGCGCGAGGCCAATTTCGTCAACGGACTGCTCGACGCCGTCGCCAAGGACGTCCGCAAGTAG
- a CDS encoding alpha/beta hydrolase encodes MSEPRTTRIGLPTGVTLTVQLGGAEEAEPIVFLHGFPESHRTWRFQMQALAADFRVVAPDQRGFGGSDKPQETEAYQTERVVEDLVALADALGLGRFTLVGHDWGGAAAWLAALRHPERVARLVIVNAPHPLLFQNSLIDDEAQRAASQYMNRFREPRMEQGIRAMGLETFFEKSFGAHVDLRRIPSGEREAYLHDWAQEGALTAMLNWYRASRILVPEPGEAAHHPLWTRAPFPHVTMPTLVVWGLKDKALLPIQLAGLEELVDDLRIVIAEDAGHFLPWEQPEVVTEAIRDFIAETPLD; translated from the coding sequence ATGAGCGAGCCTCGCACCACCCGCATCGGCCTGCCGACCGGCGTGACGCTCACCGTCCAGCTCGGTGGCGCGGAGGAGGCCGAGCCGATCGTCTTCCTCCACGGCTTCCCGGAATCGCACCGCACCTGGCGCTTCCAGATGCAGGCATTGGCCGCCGACTTTCGCGTCGTCGCCCCAGACCAGCGCGGCTTCGGCGGCTCCGACAAGCCGCAGGAGACCGAGGCCTATCAGACCGAGCGGGTGGTCGAGGATCTGGTCGCGCTCGCCGACGCGCTCGGCCTCGGTCGCTTCACTTTGGTCGGCCACGATTGGGGCGGCGCGGCGGCGTGGCTGGCGGCGCTGCGCCATCCCGAGCGCGTGGCGCGGCTGGTGATCGTCAACGCACCCCACCCCCTGCTCTTCCAGAACAGCCTGATCGACGACGAGGCCCAACGCGCCGCCTCGCAATATATGAACCGGTTCCGCGAGCCGCGGATGGAGCAAGGGATACGCGCCATGGGGCTGGAGACCTTCTTCGAGAAGAGCTTCGGCGCCCATGTCGACCTGCGCCGGATCCCGTCTGGCGAGCGCGAGGCCTATCTCCATGACTGGGCGCAGGAAGGCGCGCTGACGGCGATGCTCAACTGGTACCGCGCCTCGCGCATCCTCGTCCCCGAGCCGGGCGAGGCGGCGCACCATCCGCTCTGGACGCGCGCGCCCTTCCCGCACGTGACGATGCCGACGCTCGTCGTCTGGGGCCTGAAGGACAAGGCCTTGCTGCCGATCCAACTCGCCGGGCTGGAAGAGCTGGTGGACGATCTCCGTATCGTCATCGCCGAGGATGCGGGCCACTTCCTGCCCTGGGAGCAGCCCGAGGTCGTCACCGAGGCGATCCGCGACTTCATCGCCGAGACTCCGCTCGACTAA
- a CDS encoding pirin family protein, with product MTDDPFLQVLHPVSHDLGGFKVHRTLPHKARTMVGPFIFFDQMGPAHLPAGTGMDVRPHPHINLATVTYLFAGAIDHRDSLGTVQRIEPGAVNLMTAGRGIVHSERSPAELRPDGPELSGIQTWLAMPQAKEEMTPAFEHVAREALPVIESRDATARVIMGTLWGATSPVTCHSETIYADLALRPGGALPIDPAAEERALYVAEGDADLDGLPLEPMVLYVLRPGIRATLRSFGGGHVMLCGGAPMDGTRHVWWNFVSSRRDRIEEAKADWNAQRFPLVPDDAVERIPLPDVPITVSYP from the coding sequence ATGACCGACGATCCATTCCTGCAGGTCCTCCATCCCGTCAGCCACGATCTTGGCGGCTTCAAGGTCCATCGCACGCTGCCGCACAAGGCGCGGACCATGGTCGGCCCCTTCATCTTCTTCGACCAGATGGGACCGGCGCACCTGCCGGCCGGGACGGGCATGGACGTACGGCCCCACCCGCATATCAACCTCGCGACCGTCACCTATCTGTTCGCGGGTGCGATCGACCATCGCGATTCGCTCGGCACCGTCCAGCGGATCGAGCCGGGCGCGGTCAATCTGATGACGGCCGGGCGCGGCATCGTCCATTCCGAGCGGTCGCCCGCCGAGCTGCGCCCGGACGGGCCGGAACTGAGCGGGATCCAGACCTGGCTGGCCATGCCGCAGGCCAAGGAAGAGATGACGCCGGCCTTCGAGCATGTCGCACGCGAAGCGCTGCCGGTGATCGAGTCCCGGGACGCGACGGCGCGGGTGATCATGGGCACTCTCTGGGGCGCCACCTCCCCGGTCACCTGCCACAGCGAGACGATCTATGCCGATCTCGCGCTGCGGCCGGGCGGCGCGCTGCCCATCGATCCGGCGGCCGAGGAGCGCGCGCTCTACGTCGCGGAGGGCGATGCCGATCTCGACGGCCTGCCGCTCGAGCCGATGGTGCTCTACGTCCTCCGCCCCGGCATCCGCGCCACCCTGCGCTCGTTCGGCGGCGGCCACGTCATGCTCTGCGGCGGCGCGCCGATGGATGGCACGCGCCATGTCTGGTGGAACTTCGTCTCCTCGCGCCGCGACCGGATCGAGGAGGCCAAGGCCGACTGGAATGCGCAGCGTTTCCCGCTCGTGCCCGACGATGCCGTCGAGCGAATCCCGCTTCCCGACGTCCCGATAACGGTCAGCTACCCATGA
- a CDS encoding TetR/AcrR family transcriptional regulator, with protein MEVQTNAAKRKRGRPKREHAPDPAAILAAALGRFAHNGFHGTNLRDIAADAEVDVALVARQFGSKMGLWKAVVDEIAVRMADAQADIAALQDDPMPLGERIGRALDRFVAFNAAHRELGQFFVNEVTRPGERHDYVLERLWLPNRRALLPLLADGIDAGIVAASDPELALLMLVGAVALPLITGEMVSEDLGRDMETRLSQGVKALLVRA; from the coding sequence ATGGAGGTCCAGACGAATGCGGCGAAGCGCAAGCGGGGGAGGCCGAAGCGCGAGCATGCACCCGATCCGGCGGCGATCCTCGCGGCCGCGCTCGGCCGGTTCGCGCACAACGGCTTTCACGGCACCAACCTTCGCGACATCGCCGCCGATGCCGAGGTCGACGTCGCCCTCGTAGCGCGCCAGTTCGGATCGAAAATGGGCCTGTGGAAGGCGGTGGTCGACGAAATCGCGGTGCGGATGGCCGATGCGCAGGCCGATATCGCCGCCCTCCAGGACGACCCGATGCCGCTGGGTGAGCGCATAGGCCGCGCGCTCGATCGTTTCGTCGCCTTCAATGCCGCCCACCGCGAGCTCGGGCAGTTCTTCGTCAACGAGGTCACTCGTCCCGGAGAGCGGCACGATTATGTGCTCGAGCGGCTATGGCTTCCCAATCGCCGCGCCCTCCTGCCGCTTCTCGCGGACGGGATCGATGCAGGCATCGTCGCCGCCAGCGACCCCGAACTCGCTTTGCTGATGCTGGTCGGGGCGGTGGCGCTGCCGCTGATTACGGGCGAAATGGTCTCGGAGGATCTCGGGCGGGACATGGAGACGCGCCTGTCGCAAGGCGTGAAGGCGCTGCTGGTCAGGGCCTGA
- a CDS encoding BolA family protein, which yields MTQHLTGPVAAEITKRLQQSLAPTHLVVRDDSEMHRGHAGHDGRGESHFTVEIVAEQFAGMSRVARQRAVNTALGDLLAERVHALAIKARAPGE from the coding sequence ATGACCCAGCATTTAACCGGACCGGTCGCGGCCGAAATCACAAAACGTCTCCAGCAGAGCCTCGCTCCGACGCATCTCGTCGTTCGGGACGACAGCGAGATGCATCGCGGCCATGCCGGCCATGACGGACGCGGCGAGAGCCATTTCACCGTCGAGATCGTGGCCGAGCAGTTCGCCGGCATGAGCCGCGTCGCACGCCAGCGCGCGGTCAACACGGCGCTCGGCGATCTGCTCGCCGAGCGCGTCCACGCGCTGGCGATCAAGGCCAGAGCCCCGGGAGAATGA
- a CDS encoding J domain-containing protein, whose translation MASSGKKQTRFHGRVEGERHCSQPGCVEPGEFRAPAAGRRPNFDGPGDWRWLCLDHVREFNSGYNFFNGMSPDEIEAAQTPYGGWDRETRAFAANGSSPPKWADFVDPLDAIGARFQRAAGQGPQRADGRVLSEQDRKSLKTLGLGTDTDRRALRRRYAELLRRYHPDHNGGDRGHEKALQAVIGAYTQLKSRPAFA comes from the coding sequence GTGGCGAGTTCGGGGAAGAAGCAGACGCGATTTCATGGCCGCGTCGAGGGAGAGCGCCATTGCTCCCAGCCGGGCTGCGTCGAGCCGGGCGAATTCCGCGCGCCCGCGGCCGGCCGCCGACCCAATTTCGACGGGCCGGGTGACTGGCGCTGGCTGTGCCTCGACCATGTCCGTGAATTCAACTCCGGCTACAATTTCTTCAACGGCATGAGTCCCGACGAAATCGAGGCGGCGCAGACCCCCTATGGCGGCTGGGACCGGGAGACGCGGGCGTTCGCCGCCAACGGCTCCTCGCCGCCGAAATGGGCCGATTTCGTCGACCCGCTCGACGCGATCGGCGCCCGCTTCCAGCGTGCGGCCGGCCAGGGGCCGCAGCGCGCAGACGGGCGCGTGCTGAGCGAGCAGGACCGCAAATCGCTGAAGACGCTGGGGCTTGGAACCGACACCGACCGGCGCGCGCTTAGACGGCGATACGCCGAGCTGCTGCGCCGCTATCATCCCGATCATAATGGCGGCGACCGCGGCCATGAGAAAGCGTTGCAGGCCGTCATCGGGGCCTATACGCAGCTCAAATCACGTCCCGCTTTCGCTTGA